Proteins encoded together in one Gemmatimonadetes bacterium T265 window:
- a CDS encoding radical SAM protein, producing the protein MLSARFKPHHVPLFLAKYAYLKARRRPVLVHFEVTERCNARCGFCDYWKTPADARAHELASFVDAARAFNPMLVTWTGGEPLLRRDLESLVAGVSAAVRLKYVTLITHGGLLTVERARSLWNAGVHQFNISLDYLDERHDRARGIPGLSAKILSTVPALRAAGIDNVRFNTVIKDDNLGEILPIVRTAEALGCGVNLSVYTDAKNGNRAHLVPHDRYEAVDALAVELLAFKRRRRGVITNSDHYLEQLPRYVRGEMTEPCRSGRDTIHINPTGHVRRCPDFPADGHWSTYRGYEPIACNACYYACRGEAQAPLRLSRIADVMGTTARPV; encoded by the coding sequence ATGCTTTCGGCCCGCTTCAAGCCGCACCACGTTCCGCTCTTCCTCGCGAAGTACGCGTATCTCAAGGCCCGCCGCCGCCCCGTCCTCGTCCACTTCGAGGTCACGGAGCGGTGCAACGCGCGGTGCGGCTTCTGCGACTACTGGAAGACGCCGGCCGACGCCCGCGCGCACGAACTCGCGAGTTTCGTCGACGCCGCGCGCGCGTTCAACCCGATGCTCGTGACCTGGACCGGCGGCGAGCCGCTGCTCCGCCGCGATCTCGAGTCGCTCGTCGCCGGCGTGAGTGCGGCCGTCCGCCTCAAGTACGTCACCCTCATCACGCACGGCGGCCTGCTCACCGTCGAACGCGCGCGCTCGCTCTGGAACGCCGGCGTCCACCAGTTCAACATCTCGCTCGACTACCTCGACGAGCGGCACGACCGCGCACGTGGAATTCCTGGGCTCTCGGCGAAGATCCTTAGCACCGTGCCCGCGTTGCGCGCCGCCGGGATCGACAACGTCCGCTTCAACACCGTCATCAAGGACGACAACCTCGGCGAGATTCTACCGATCGTTCGGACGGCCGAGGCGCTCGGGTGTGGGGTCAACCTGAGCGTCTACACCGACGCGAAGAACGGAAACCGCGCGCATCTCGTCCCGCACGACCGCTACGAAGCGGTGGACGCACTCGCCGTCGAGTTGTTGGCGTTCAAACGGCGGCGCCGCGGCGTGATCACCAACTCCGATCATTATCTCGAACAGCTGCCGCGGTACGTGCGCGGTGAGATGACCGAACCGTGCCGGTCCGGCCGCGACACCATCCATATCAACCCGACGGGCCACGTCCGCCGCTGTCCGGACTTCCCGGCAGACGGGCACTGGTCGACGTACCGCGGTTACGAGCCGATCGCGTGCAACGCGTGCTACTACGCGTGTCGCGGCGAGGCGCAGGCGCCCCTTCGGCTGTCGCGGATCGCGGACGTCATGGGAACGACGGCGCGCCCAGTGTGA
- a CDS encoding polyprenyl synthetase, with translation MTPSATTPSRPSRAPVVTLQDVQAPVRMSLDRVVDELGRILASDDMFAAEVTAHLAAMRGKLFRPTLLLLASATGGRPEARAVSVAAALEVLHLASLVHDDAVDHSVMRRGMPTINALFSHQTAVLTGDLLYARSLAELVRLGDWDVAQVFAEASTRMTVGELRQLALADALAFSETDYDQLIRAKTASLFRAACELGALCGAATFRAPLSRYGERLGMLFQVIDDVLDYTEVQEVTGKPSGLDLREHKVTLPLIAVLPTLSRAERRRVDELFASADPDDALVAEVVALVASYGGLEYARRRVEHLAAEADDALSRLPDTPARTALRDAIAYAQDRRS, from the coding sequence ATGACGCCGAGTGCGACCACGCCGAGCCGCCCGTCGCGCGCCCCGGTCGTGACGTTGCAGGACGTGCAGGCCCCCGTCCGCATGTCCCTCGACCGCGTCGTCGACGAGCTCGGCCGCATTCTCGCGAGCGACGACATGTTCGCCGCCGAGGTGACGGCCCACCTGGCGGCGATGCGCGGAAAACTCTTCCGCCCGACGTTGCTCTTATTGGCGAGCGCGACCGGCGGCCGGCCCGAAGCGCGGGCTGTCTCGGTCGCGGCGGCGCTCGAAGTCCTGCACCTCGCGAGCCTCGTCCACGACGACGCCGTCGACCATTCGGTCATGCGTCGCGGGATGCCGACAATCAACGCGCTCTTCAGTCACCAGACGGCGGTACTGACGGGCGACTTGCTGTACGCGCGTTCGCTCGCCGAACTCGTGCGGCTCGGCGACTGGGACGTGGCGCAGGTGTTCGCCGAGGCATCGACGCGCATGACGGTGGGCGAGCTCCGTCAGTTGGCGCTCGCCGATGCACTCGCATTCAGCGAGACCGACTACGACCAACTCATCCGCGCGAAGACGGCGTCGCTGTTTCGCGCGGCATGCGAGCTCGGCGCGCTGTGCGGCGCGGCCACGTTCCGCGCGCCGCTTTCGCGTTACGGCGAGCGTCTGGGCATGTTGTTCCAGGTCATCGACGACGTGCTCGATTACACCGAGGTGCAGGAGGTCACGGGGAAGCCGAGCGGGCTGGACCTGCGCGAGCACAAGGTGACGCTTCCGCTCATCGCGGTACTGCCCACGTTGAGTCGCGCGGAGCGTCGGCGCGTGGACGAGCTGTTCGCGTCCGCCGACCCGGACGACGCACTCGTCGCCGAGGTCGTCGCCCTCGTCGCGTCCTACGGCGGCCTCGAATACGCGCGCCGGCGCGTCGAGCACCTCGCCGCGGAAGCGGACGACGCGCTATCGAGGTTACCCGACACGCCGGCGCGCACCGCGCTCCGCGACGCGATCGCGTACGCGCAGGACCGGCGCTCTTGA